In Mycteria americana isolate JAX WOST 10 ecotype Jacksonville Zoo and Gardens chromosome 4, USCA_MyAme_1.0, whole genome shotgun sequence, the genomic stretch ACACGCACATAGTTGGGAGCTGCTGCCCAGTTGGGAAGCCCCAGTCTAGATGTGCAGAAGGAACATCTTCAGCTTGCGAACATGACCAGCGTGCCACCTGTTCAACATAGCCAGGGAAGCAGAAAACCGTGAAGTTATGAAGGACTGAAATCCCCCCAAAGAGAATGAACAGAGCAGCTCTTTCAGGACCAAGCCTTAATATTTTATTGACTAGCAAATGACTAGAAAAATAAGTCAGAAAGTTTCTGCTAGTTCTAAATGAGTGACCTTTCTCTTCATCTGCCTGTCTGGGCCCTAGTAGCTTAACTTTTCAGTAGGTGGTTCTCACTATTAAGCCTATGAACTGGCAGTGAGCTTCTCCCCTTCCATGTGGCGTAAGTTCCTTCATTTGCATTCCTGTTCCAGTAAAACCTGTTAACTTTTACTTTTGCCCACTCTGTAAAGGCATTGCCCGTGGAAACTAGGAAAGGTAGTAAGTAgtttttaaataacaaagaattagctttaattttgttttgtagcaTCATCCTTGATACTTATAGACAAATGAGAACTAGAATGaaaatcatttaattttcttgatCACTTACAAGCTGAGCAAGATAGCATTGGGATGTTAAAGCTATAGGAACATAATTTATGCATTGTACAATAAGCTGGCTTCTTGTGCTTCACTTCTGAATTGAATATCCTTGCAGTTAATAGGATTACACATTATTCCAAGAACAAGAACAGGCCAGTCTTACAGAAGTGAGCGAGCCAGGAAAAGGTATGCATCAGTGCCctccttctctgttcttttgtGCTCTGTCATCATGTTGTTCTGCACAAATGCAGTACTTACAGACGTGGCCCCTCACCCACAGTAATTTTCTTTGGTGGCAGTAATACTGGGAAGCAAACTCATCTgtgacatgaaaaaataaatggtcAATCAGAACACGTCTCTGAGTGATTAATGTTCCCAGCCAGTCCAAGCTGTAAGTGTCTTCTGTTTAGACTGATGCTTGATTTCGGACAGAGAAGTTTTAATCTCAGTTTTTGTCCCTGTTTCACATAGTTAGGAATAATACCACCACCCTGCAGCTGTGTTTGTTCTGGAGCACATTCCAGGCAACTTCCCTGGATAGAAATGCATAGAGAGCACGCTAGAGCTGGCTATCATGTCACTTAGAAGAAAAGCCTGTCGTAGTTCCCTCATGTGGCTCAAGTCTCGTGCAGTTTTCCTTGGAAGTTAGTCCCACAAGCAGTAAATCTGttcctttcagattttcagtttataCCATTTgggttggggaagaaaaaaccaaaactatttcaTGTAAGGACCACTGGTAACCATCTTTCAGTGGTAAATGTTGCTACAGATACAATACAGCAGGGTAAGTTATCTATATATATGTTCTAGGTGCTGGAGGAGAGTTTGGGGATTCCTCTGATTCCATCTTGGGAGGTAAGCCTGTCCCTGACTACAACTTTGGGTGGAAAAGGTAGCTCAGAATAGCTGGGggtgttctttttccttttcatgcaccacagttttaacattaaaaaaaaaaaaggaaagaaagtataTGTAACcacattaaatatattataaactTCTACTTTTTATAAGTCTTTTACAGGTAGCTCATGTACTTTGGGGATGGGAGAAAAGAATGCTTACATTCTTTCCATGACCAGAAATTTAACGTTTTCTTTATAGTGACCCTTTTGTGGCAAAAATGCTCCCAGAGACTCAGTCTGTTCCTACAGAGCAATACTCAGTATTGCAGATGTCCCTCTTCATTAGTGTCCTGTGTTACTCTCAGTCTTGAGGAGTTATTACAGGAATCTTTGTTTTAGTCTAGTCAATCCAGCTTTCTCTGACTTCAGGTCAGATTAAAAGGTTACAATTTTGGCTGCCTTCATCAGGTTTATCATGGGCCACAGCTAATTACCACCTCTCATGGCCAAGACCCAGGGTGACAGCACTGTGCCCACTTCTCCGATATTCTGGATTCTCTTGCTTCTTTGCCAGAAGTGGGCAGGCATCACTAGCAGTCCTATTTTGGTCTCCTTAGCCTTCTCCCCATTTAGTTGTGTGATTGAATCATAACCCATTACATCACTTATGTTTAACAAAGCAGCTGGCTCCCAGATTTGTTTTCCCTGATATGCTCAGGCTGCTATCGTTTTCCCTGATATGCTCAGACTGCTATCATGCCCACAGCAAAGCAGTAGGACAGAAACTCTCAGGAAACTCTCTGGTGAACTCTCTGGTGCAAACTCTGGTGCAAACTCAAAGAACTCTCTGGTGCAAACTCAAAGAACTCTCTGATGCAAACTCCCTTTGCACACCAGAGTCTGGTCTGAGCACATTTTCTACCCTTtcagttctctctctctgcttcttcctgCTTCCCTAACCTGACTGTAGCATTTTTGATCCTGCCCAACAGGTTAGCAGAGGGTCCTGGATGTGTAGTTCCCTGCATGACCACCCTTTAACTTCCTTGTGCTAGGTGAGGCTGAGAAAACCTTCTTTgtggtttcttccatttctttgttcCCCACTAACAGTGCAGAGGATGCACACCAAAGAAAAGATTCCCTATCACTTCTTAGTTGCCCTGGGACCATTTGTCTAAACTTGCATCTTAAAACACTGCTCTTCAGAGAGATCTCTCCCTGACTCCTCGAGCATACTCAGGTGTCCATCAAGAGCACTTCCCTGGATGGCatgtgaaagcagcagccaccGTTTCCAACATTCTGCTTTAAACCTACTCCCTGGTTATTCCTCGTACTAGCCATCaaactgtatttatttcaaacaaatgcaTCTGCAGAGGTATTTAGCGTTTTCTTAATattcttcatttcagaaacatACATGGGAAAGTACATTCCCAGGAGTGACGTAAGTAGGCATGAATCTCCCACAGTAGACATAAATTATTTGGCTCTATTTCTTAAAATTTACTGCAGCTATTTATGATTCAATTCAGTGCCAGAGTGAGGGAGTCACTGTTATTTTCAGACAAGTAATTGGCCCTTTGACCGTGTTAAGAACCAGTCGCGTTTGTTATTGCTGCACAAAGGTAGGGTTTTTGCTTTCATAAGCTCCGCGTTAAACACTGGTAAATGTACAGAATAGGCACGCCTTACATTGTTACTGCCATCACACACTTTCCAGACATCCATCCACAGCATCCCTGTGCTGTAGGGATTCAGTGGGCCACACCTGCCTTAAGCTTCCCGATACACTGCAAGTCCTTCCTTACAGGTTTTCTATTCACCCGTTGGGGTGATGCTGCTTCATTTCCTTCTGGAATGCAAATTGCTCTCCACGCTAAACACCTTTTTTGATTGCTACTGATTTTTCCGCCATCAGAAAATACGGTAGGCTCAAATACAATACTAACAAGCCACAGCCAGTAATTAGCAACAGAAAGCTTAATCAATTTATGTTGTTCTTTTGCCCTTCCCATTGTCTTAATCCAGCCAGTCTTTGTTCCTGCTCCCTTGCCAGGAAGTGTGACGTGTCTTTTGGCTTTTCTGTATGGCGCAATGCAGATCTATAACACtgtacagaaacattttatagaGTGAATATGTGTAACCATAAAGAATGGCTGTCTCTAAGGTTAATGGAGTAGTAGAAATGAGATGTAAATAGTTACTGAAGTGAATAGGCAGAATTGAAGGATTTTTTCCAAAGTGCAGATTCAGACAGGCTATACCTATCGAGAATCAAAAGCACAGTCTCTACACACTTTGCATAATTGGAAATGGATTTCTGAAGTCATTGTTTGTATAGCTTTATATGACAAATGAGATTTGCATattaatttaaagttaaaaattattctgGCTCTTCAAGGCAAATATTTCCACATTCAATAattagaaaaacagagaaaaaatgagGGCAGGCTTGGAGCTGTGACAGGCATCCACACCATGCATGCAGCTTATCTAAAAAAACATAGTTTGTCATTTCTAGTAATGATTCGTCCTACAAAATGGAGGAAActattttgctcttttaataACAGTTGTATCTATTTGTATGAAATAGAGTTCATTGCCTTACAGATAACAGGGGATGGAGAAGAAAACAACCTAAGTCAAATATTACCAGTGAAAGACAgtaatgttgttttctttcctttttgaataaagaagaaaagagggaaggggattatttgtttgtttttattttagtgtttcctTCATATATGGAACTGACCTAACCTTGTCAGCAGTCATTTTCCATTCTAAGGTAGATGAGTTACCATAGTGTCAAccagatttttaataaaatgcaaacagtttTGCAAGTAAAATGTTCCTTTGGGGAAGGTTTGTTAGATACTTATTGTTACCTATATTTGGATTCCAGGTAGATTCCTCTAACTACTAAGTTTCACTAAGTTTCAGTTACTTCCCTTGCAAAAACATGAGTAAAACCAATGTCGTTAGATACTCTGATGTGATTTTAACATCATTTGTGGCCCTTAGACTCTGAGTGAAATTTTCGAAGGTGCTCATTTTGAGGCCAACATTGTGCCCTCAGCCAGTACTGAATGCCAGTTGTGTTCCCTGGGAGCATAATGAGGCCAATAGAGAGCACATTTGTAaacccccctccctcctctgTCTACAAACTGAAATCCCTGTTTAAGAAAGGGCTCATTGTAGATGATTAGTTGAGGGAAAATATTGGAGTGAGAGTGTGCAAAAAGTATCCAGGCAAAATGCTTAATGCCACATAAGGAGTGGAAAAGCCCCGAATTCCTTTGTATCTCAAAGAAACCTTACCCATAATTATGTCACTAGcgagtatttttctttctaaatctgcTCTAAAAATGACATTGAAAGGACTTTATCAGTTACTAAATATCCTCCTTTAATGATATTCTTCCGTgctatgttttatttcagaaaacttaaaaaaatgcagtagctTAAGAAAAGTGAATGGTCTGAGATGTTTTGCTGTATGTGCTATTGTATTTGGACAAAACTGTGTATATTAAGGATTCCAACATCAGCTCCAAAAACCTTTCCTGGAGCAGTTCTTTCCTACACTGTATTCCACAATTCACCTAAGACCATGCACGTGACAGAGTTGCAGCACTGAGCTGGTAATGGCAGCTTTAACGTGCTGtacctttgtttttcctgttgattttgcaaatgttaaaaaaaaaaggaaaaatctgtagAACTTTTGGCATAAAACCGTAGCTGCTGCTGTAGCTAAATTGCTGCTAAGTGTCTAGGTGATAAAAGCCTTCTCCCACGCCTGCCACTCTCAACAACACTATTGTCAGGAAAATGTATGCATCTTTTTCCAGTAAGAATAAGGACTGTGATGACATTAACATTTAGACAAGACACTGAGCTGATGATTGTGAAATGCATTAATGGATGTGTCACTATTTTAAAAGAGCACATCTAATGGATTGTTTATACATGCCATCTCattgtacttatttatttattttatagtataTTTTAAACGTAAAATTGCACGGATCAAAGTAGAACTCTCCTGTGACCTCCTCACCTCAAGGGCCTGCGTTCAACAGAACCGATCCCAGTTCCCAGTCAGTTGCATATACCACTGAAGGAAAATGAACATACTGAACAGCCACCACTTTTTGTACTTTCTGCCTACCACATGCCTTGTCATCTTATTAGCAGCTTTGACGACTGCTGAGGATGTGACTAATAGCACTTTCAACCGCACTGACATGAACACGGGATCTGTGCCTGTGGTGATCTCCCGCATCGACCATATTATAGTCAAGGAGGGGAGTAGTGCCTTGATCGACTGCAATGTCCAAGGTAGCCCTAGTCCACATTACAGATGGTACAATTCCAACGGCCACCTGCTCCAAGGGGAAGAGAATAAAGGTAAGATCTTAGTATTCTCACTGATACAGCCTGTCCAGAGACACTTCTGATTTCAGCAGGTTGACCAATAACCTGAATTTAGTGGCCTGACTGTGGTGTTTTCCTGTGTGAAAATATATGAAAGCCCACTGGCAGCTGTAAATTTGTTGTGCgcagcttgaaagaaaacaataacGTTTTTATAATGTGTTATTTATAGCAACACGTAGCAAGAAGCTGAAGCACTTAATGGAAGGTGTAGACAGGCTTCTTTTCATTGGAAGACTTCGGGTTTGATCCTGTTTCCCATTCTGTCCTCTTTTGTTCTTCTCTGTCACCAAAAAAGACTAAAAAGCTATTTTCCAAGTCAAGGGAGGATTCGCTTGACATATGGGAATAGTTTGTTGGCATGAATTCAACACAGCTAGCTCCCTGATACACCTCCTGTCTTTACACATAGTGTCATGGGAGTGTGAGAAAGAGGAGATGCCCTGAATGACCAACTGAAAAACCTATATAGGGCAGCAGTCAGAAGGACAAGCCAAGATTGAGCCTTCCTGGCTTTAGTTAAGACTCTTCAGTTGCATTTGCCAGAGACCTTAATTACAGATGAGCTTGTTTTCCTTAAATGGAAGGTTTGGGTGATAATCCTAGTTATACTTCTAGGGAACATTTGGGGGGGGGATGTTTTGCTCATATAATCCTTCCATACTGACTGCTTTGTTCACAGAATGATGAAATAAACTCTTAGTTACTCATACTAAATGCAAGATAGCTTGCCTAACTAATAGCTGACCTGagggagaactctgctatgacggGAGAAATGATTGACCCAGCTGGATGTGCAACAGCATAGTGTATCTGTAAAAGCTGACTGCATAACTGGTTATATTTTACATTAcagtattttatcattttttgAGTAAAGCTAGAGAAAGGAACTACTTGAGCTAGTAAGCGGACTTTCAGATATAATTTGTGCAGTCATGGCAACATACTGTGATTAGTGCGCTAGAGTGTTTTACTAAGGCTCACTACAGAAATTTTCCCCTTTAGCTAGCCATCTAACTTTAGGTCTTTGTATAGTCAACTGAGAGAGGAGCTACTAAGACAAACATTCAGGTCGGTGAACAAAAACTTTGACCAAGTCAGTAAAAATTGCAGATGTAGTACTAAGAAAACATCACTTTAACTTAGACTTTCAACAGTGCGCTTCCTCCTTTAAGAAACTGTCTTCCTATAAGAGATGTTTCCTAGCACAAGACCTTTCTTTACTATCTATGTAGTTATGTTGAGTATGGCATTGAACTGTTATCAAAACCCAGCAATGGTACCTTTTCTAATCATTGTTTTCTCATTAGGCTTATACTATCTGCCAGGGTCCATTGGCACAGACCCAGACGTTGAGTCACAGGTCAATGCCATTATGTCATTTGTAACAGCTGGAGCCAGGATATATCAGCAAGGCATCTTGTCATTTTAGAATTAATAAAGATCTACTTGGCCAACACTGCGATCCAAAGAAACACTGAGCAGCCaatactctgtatttttttcttactctagAGGCGGAGAAAGAAGTATCATGTTACAGATGCTGACATTTCCTCTGTAAGGGAGTTTTCCTCTGAATTTGCCTAACTTAGGCAGattggggtgggttttttatgTGAAGGTCTGCTTTAGACTgagctttttatttattctatattttttaatttcaggcaAAGTGATTCAGCTGTTTTCAAGAATTAAGCTAGGGCAAAAAATAGTGTTTCAGCTAAGTTAAAAATTCTAAGTAAGAGGATAAAAAGACGTAATTAAGAACTGTATGTACAGGAACTGAGGCAGGAATCTTGTGGGAATACTTTCTACATAGGCTTCTACTGGAGATAATGTAAAAAAACAATTTGGATAGGCAATGTTTAATTAGAAAAACTTTCAAAATGGTAAAAGCCCATAACTACTCTgaattaaaggctttttttgACTAATGAGTTTCAGAATTGCCTGCAGATTCTTCcttgaaagaaataaagtaaaaaaaaatagaataaccTTTTTAACAACGAAAGAACTTCCatgaaaaggataaaataaatgtAGGAGCAAGGTATACACAGTCTGTGGCAGGACTGCAATCCTTGCTTTGTGATTTACATGCATTGCACAGGGGTTTTGTGCTGGTTTAGTCCTCTAATCACAGATTCTGTGTCTTTGCTCAGCTGCTTTAATAGACTTAAATTGCAGCTGGTTAGGTTAGGtttaaggaaaaacaactttCTGATAGTCAAAATAGCTGAACACCTGAAATTCCTTGCTGTGGAAGGTTATTGAAATTCCATTACTGCCTTCAACAGATACCTGTCAGGAATGGCTTGGGATTGTGTACAGAGATTGAAAACAGTTGAGGCTGCCTCTGAGCAGCAGTATGTATTACATGATCTTGTTGGCTTACACCAGCCTATGTCATTGCGTTAAAAGGAAATCTTCTGTATGACATTTCCCTGTATGAAGTGTTCAGAAGGCACAGAGGCACTCCTACACTTTCTGGCTGTTCTCTCCACCATgtgaacacttccaggggtggATTTGCATGAAGGAAAGAATTGACGCCAGGCTTTCCTATTGGAGTTGAATCATCAAATCATTATAGAAAAGTTGCGATTTAATAAGTTATATCACACAGaataaggcaaaaaaatacacatCCTCAGCTCTTAAATGGTAGtgatatttcaataaaaatgaagcCCGCTTGGGGAACTAAAAATCTAATTTGTTATCAATATGTGATGGCAAACACAATAACTAGCTGAATCTTGAATGACTTTAGCAGTGATAGGAGTGCTGGGTTTTAACATGTTGTTTCAAACTCAGTTTAATACCTAAATTGTTCTGCTGTGCCAGGTTCAAAGGATATGAAATGTACATGTACAATTACATGTAGTGACCAAAGACATCGATTATATTACACTGATAGAAATGTAAAAGTAAAAGAAGATCCACCGTGGTGTGTAGAAGTTCGCACTGGCAAACAAGATGTTCTCTTAGGTGGTCACGgcttttctctttcccatccaTCTTACTCCTCCTGtcctatttcccttttttcaaaTCATGATTCAGAATTAAATTCTGAACACCTCAGAGGGCAGGCAGTGTAGTATATGATgtctgaatttttactttttttaaagtttacattAACAGAATTATATGAGATTCTGtaacaaaacaccaaaaataaCTCAATTGTAAGAAAATGCATTGTCAGGGAACAAAACAAAGAGGGCTTAGTAGGTTTTTCTGCCTCAAAATCCCATTGTTACTGTTTTTTGAGGAAGCATGGCATGTGTTTGGGAGGCTCTCTGGGCTAAGTAGACATATCTTTGTAACTTAACTGACCATAAGATTGTGATAGATGTCATGCatattaactgattttttaatgaCACTTCTAGGGCATGATCCGATTATTCACAGTTGAGGTCAGGGATTTGATAGTAACATACCTAGGGTCTCAGGGACAGATAGACCTTTGTGATGGTAAATACTTTGTCTTCTTGTGAACATTATTGCCTTCTTCCAAAATCTGAAGCCAGTTTGACAAAGCTGATGTTTAAGACTATACTGATCATGTGAACAACATACTTCTAACTAAGTTACTGTGTCTCCTCTCCAGCAGGCAAATGGTGGTTTCTTGACAATGGGCTACTAAATATTACCAGCGTGTCTTTTGAAGACAGAGGTAAATACACGTGTGTCGCATCTAATATGTATGGCAGTGTTAACAATACTGTGACGCTGAGGGTTGTTTTTACCTCCGGAGATATGGGAATCTATTACATGATTGTCTGCCTTGTAGCTTTTACCATTGTTATGATACTGAACATTACTCGGTTATGTATGATGAGCAGTcatctgaagaaaacagagaaagcaatcAATGAATTCTTCAGAACAGAAGGGGCAGAGAAACTCCAGAAAGCCTTTGAGATTGCGAAGCGTATCCCTATTATCACTTCAGCCAAAACGCTCGAGCTTGCCAAAGTAACCCAGTTCAAGACCATGGAATTTGCTCGCTATATTGAAGAGCTGGCTCGGAGCGTACCTTTGCCACCTCTCATCATGAACTGCAGGACTATAATGGAAGAAATTATGGAGGTTGTCGGTCTGGAGGAGCAAGGACAGAATTTTGTACGGCAGACAGCAGAAGGCCAGGAAACCACAGAAACAGATGAGCTGTATATGATCCCAAATGCTTTGAAGCGCAGTGACTCTCCCACAGCGGACTCTGACGCATCGTCACTGCATGAACCACCTCAACAGATTGCAATAAAAGTGTCGGTTCACCCGTTGTCCAAAAAGGACTGCATGGACGGTCACTCGCAAGAAAGCGTGCAGTTGGACACCAAGGAAGAAGACACTCCTCAAACACCAGCACTTCCCGCAGAGCCCCCTCCTGAGCCTTCTGCCCAACTCAGTTCTGATGACACAGCATTGGCAAATGACAAAAATACATGCGTTATATATGAAAGCCATGTATGATAGTTACTCCTGAATCTATGCATAGCAGGAAAATCAGGTGgagctcttttaaaaatacatattgtaCTTGCCGCTAAGCCTTACCTGGAGACTATCACAGCAAAAGCATGTATGTGGATTATTTGGCACTTTCTTCTCAGTTTGACTTTAGTTTACCATGATGTATGGCAGAGTAATTGCTATTACATTAATATTAATTGCTCTTTTCAATTAGGAGTATTTCCAAGAAACATTTACCTCAGCATTTTCTAGGTCGGAGTCACCTGTAGTGGCCTCCTGGAAGTCATTGGTAGTCTTTGATGTAGGACACTTGAACTTACTAAACATaaaactggtttttattttcctccttcactCTCATTATTCCCATCTattgcatttttgcaaatattaTCTTGTGAATTTGAAATACTGCCCAAGAGGCAGCACTCCAGTAGCCAAATAAAATCCTAATAGATCCCATTTACAAAGCCTGTTTGCTCAGCTGCATTGTGATTTAGAGGGCTATTAAAGAAagttaaaatgtttccatttcatttgagACCACAGTGCTTAGGCACAAGGGAAATAGTTTTCCCTTTTCCATGGAATGAAGATGCcaacagttggggttttttttcacatcaaGAAACAACTTTGAGGtgtattttacagatgggaaagcCTGTAAACATCTTACAGAAAGTTGCAATCACAACAgctctgcagggtttttttgcatatatttgacCATTTTTTACTTCGCCAGAAGTTTATATGGAAAACAGCTGCAAATATGCAAGATGTCTTGTTTTGTAGTGATTTGGTAGGAGTAAGTATGCACTACCTTACCAGAAGATCTGCAGGTTCCTTAACAGTCCTGCAAACGCCAGTAATTAGCTGGTGACAAGGCTGAAATGGCAGAAGACCCTTTTATTGGGATTCTCAATTTTGTGCGGATTCATATTGTGAAAATCAAGCCTAAATTCATCTATAAGCATAAGCTTGAAGTGTTTtatccaaactaaaaaaaaaaaaattataatcaagTGTCCTGTGAAATTACAATGACGATCACACAAACTGTTTACTGTGTTATAATTGCTTTGGTATTTTAAGAACCTCCTACCTATGTAGGATGTTCACTGCTTGAGTACATGTGACTCTACCCCGGTAAAGCTTTAATGATCACAGTGATTGTGGCATTAAAAGGATCAGCATTTATGCCAGGAGTGGAAGGGAAGTGATAATTTCTATTGCAGACAGACAATAAAAAGGACCTTCTCCAGGGTGAGTCTGGAAAGAAAGCACTTATAAGGAGGAGTTTGTGTAGCATTAATAGCATATTACCTAATTACCTGACACACATTTCATTTGGAACTAATGAACAAACTATCACCTTACAGTTTTTAAGAAGGACTGTAGTGTAAGTATAGATACTCAAAATAAATCTGGAATCAAGTATattgcagaaaaagaagtcaCTTAGGTCTATGGGGAGATGATGCATGGATGGCTCTCTGGACATTTTATTGAAGTAGCCACATCTACATAAGGTGTCTCTTGGAGGCAGTCAGGTATATTAACTGCACAGGTAATTGAGACCAAACAAAGTCAATGTTGCAGCTATCTAAAAAAACCCTTGATAATGAACTGAGGTTTTATGTCAACTTCCTCATGTTCAAGTGCAGAGCTTCACTAGCAGTGTAATACAGGAACACCCCATGACTTACGTAGGTGATGCAGAGAAGGCTCCATATTTACCTTTCTAtggttatgaaaaaaaaatatgtgtttaataACGGAATTCAGATTTTGTGACCAACTTGTGAAAACGACAGCATTTAGTTGCCTAACGTTTGTTTATGCTCACCACAGTGGCAGGCATCTATACAAAATGCATTTGCACATGCCCAAAAGGAAACATGCAAGGGCAAAGTCCCTTTAGGAATGTGGCTCGAAATATTTTAGTTCCAGTGAAGCAATATAAATCTAGAACACAGGGTAGATTAAGGGAATACCATAAAGAACCTCACTTCTGACCAGTGTGATTGAAAATACTACTGATGCAAACTGTTAACTTCTTGTCTGAGTCCAAAGTACATTTCTGTTTAGTGTTCACAGCAGTTTTTCAAGTCACTTAATTTGCTTCTGGTATGAAAAAGGACGAGGgcagaaacaaaagcaggaacTTGCACTAAATTCTTTTAATTCACCTTAACCTCCTGCAAAGAGGCATCTTGATTTTTCTGCCTGTCCAGCATTTAGAGACAATGCTCATGCATTCTAAAGTTACCTGCCTGGTACCCAACTAAGATTGCACAGATGAGCAAGGATGTTCTCcttgaaagcataaaaataacttttaaatcacactttaaaataagaaaaaaaaaagtttcacaattatttattaaaatacagtattttaattttaattgttttttaattatgaactTTTTACAGTAGAGACCAGACCCCTTCATGTGTTGATATGGTGATTGGTACCAGGCAGTTCTGATCCTGACTGCTGCCCTCAGGCTGTCCTCCAGcctgtttattatttatttattgagaaACTGAGAGCAAACAATCCCCGTGGTTTTCTTCAGTATCGCTGCAT encodes the following:
- the MFAP3L gene encoding microfibrillar-associated protein 3-like, with the protein product MNILNSHHFLYFLPTTCLVILLAALTTAEDVTNSTFNRTDMNTGSVPVVISRIDHIIVKEGSSALIDCNVQGSPSPHYRWYNSNGHLLQGEENKAGKWWFLDNGLLNITSVSFEDRGKYTCVASNMYGSVNNTVTLRVVFTSGDMGIYYMIVCLVAFTIVMILNITRLCMMSSHLKKTEKAINEFFRTEGAEKLQKAFEIAKRIPIITSAKTLELAKVTQFKTMEFARYIEELARSVPLPPLIMNCRTIMEEIMEVVGLEEQGQNFVRQTAEGQETTETDELYMIPNALKRSDSPTADSDASSLHEPPQQIAIKVSVHPLSKKDCMDGHSQESVQLDTKEEDTPQTPALPAEPPPEPSAQLSSDDTALANDKNTCVIYESHV